NNNNNNNNNNNNNNNNNNNNNNNNNNNNNNNNNNNNNNNNNNNNNNNNNNNNNNNNNNNNNNNNNNNNNNNNNNNNNNNNNNNNNNNNNNNNNNNNNNNNNNNNNNNNNNNNNNNNNNNNNNNNNNNNNNNNNNNNNNNNNNNNNNNNNNNNNNNNNNNNNNNNNNNNNNNNNNNNNNNNNNNNNNNNNNNNNNNNNNNNNNNNNNNNNNNNNNNNNNNNNNNNNNNNNNNNNNNNNNNNNNNNNNNNNNNNNNNNNNNNNNNNNNNNNNNNNNNNNNNNNNNNNNNNNNNNNNNNNNNNNNNNNNNNNTACTAGAAAATGGGCCATCGGTCCTGGCCAtcggtaccagctgctgttcccatcggtaccggctgcaacggcagctggtacctttggccgtCGACCGAACATGTGGAGGGCAattggcaccggttggtggttccaaccggttccaatgcgtcACCATAGAAACCGGTTTGatccaccacccggtaccaaatgaagtttgcgctaaaggcaccggtttataggaataaccggttcctatgataatgaaacgtggcagctgccaggagctcgggcctaaggcaccggttggtaccttgacccggtgctattgaattaattttagcaccgggtcattgaattcaaccggtgcctttggcccgagcctataaataccccatctcctctccctctcaacctgccgtgaactcactgttcatggcagctgagtggggtgaggggagacgaatttttactatttttttaaaaaaaagttagttattttttttataacttagcaattaatttttagaaacagttattacttgatttagtttatatatgtgataattatttatatttgtaACATCTTATTTAAGTTATATACGttattaatttatttgatatttgaatactatcaaattattgtatttatatgttttttcaatttatttgataagtgaatagtatttatttattatagttatatgcattatcaattatataaatatattgttatcAATTGGTATTATGAATaaactatttgtacagtacaatgatgtatataaatgtattgtatgtggacccagatgagtcggcaatggatgtacatggccgaccggcgttcaaaggagttcatggatggcgtgcatgaattcatagaagcggccgagaaatacaagtatggcggtttcgttcgttgtccatgcaaattttgtaagaatgagaaggattactcatcatcaagaaccatccatagtcatttgttcaatagtggtttcatgccgaactactatgtttggaccaagcatggcgaaagaggaattgtgatggataataatgtagaagaagaggacaggattcctgactttgcagccaattataattcctttttcaacgacactgcaatggatgagtctgaagaagatactgaaggatacgttgcagaagatgatcttggtcagatgctgcgcgaaactgaggaaggttgcgaaacagaaaaggaatcgagagatctgaagcgtatgttggaggactacagaacattgttgtaccctgattgcaaacaagaccaaaagaagttgggtaccacattgaaattattgcaatggaaggcatcaaatggtttgtctgacaagggattcgaggagttgctgaaacttataaaaaacttactccctgagggtaacaccttgccggagacaacatacgagtcAAAAAAAGACCTGTGGAGTGCCGCTCGAGTATCTTAACCGCTAGGCTAAGCACCCTTTGGCAGTTTGTCTAGACCATATTCATGCTAGCCTTTACCACCTGATTCCGCCATATATTTTGCTTACTTGggttcttttaaaaaaatgccAGGAGCTCTGCCTAATTAATTAAGTGGAAATAAAGTTAGAACAATACAGGTACGAAACTGAGCAATCCACTCATAGACAAACTCAAAAGGAGGAGACAGGAACCAAAGAAACCATGAAGAGTCTCTCACTAGGGTGAAACAGCTATGCCCTCCGAGCACCACACAACCTGCACACAAGCAAGAGAAGATCTGAAACTCCGTTTGAATGCTACAAACATCGAACAAGAAGGCTAGTAGAGTTTGCTTGCAAACTTCTTCAGCAACCTAAAGACCGAAGGCCAAAGAGCTACAGCTACTGCAACTACACCTGTATTCTGAGGTGGGATATCAATATCTTCAACCACTGTTTTGTGCACTTCTTAAAAATCACTATCAGCACTACCTTGATGGCAGGAAAATAATAAACAAATTTGGACGAATTTGCAAATTGGGAAACCATATTTTTTAAGCGATTGTAGATCATTTTAGTAATGTCCCAAGGCAAGCTTCTCTAACTTTGACTaagtttataaaaaaattaaaataccaTCTACAGTAACAAATAAGCACCATCAAAGCATATTTCATGCTGTATTTCATTAAACTAATTTGATGTTGTAGATGTTAGTGTTTTTttataaacttggtcaaagttAGAGAAAATTTACTTAGAGCAAATCTGAAGTGACCTATGATTTGGAATGGAGgagtaattttaatttttttgtctaTATTGAAAGTAACAGCCTATTAACAGTGTAATCTGTAGGAAATTTTTGCACCAAAGATGCTTTCATGACTATGGCCGGTATTGAAGTCACAGCAGTACGTGCTGCAATATCGACAACGTTGAATGTTGTGGTCAACAAGTTAGCTCCACCAGTAATCGAGTGGTACAGCTCTGTAGACGGTGTGGCAGAAGATCTCCAGGAGCTCCTAGATCTAGTTAAGGAGATCAAAAGGTGGTTGGACACATCAGGATATGAAGCTATGGTGAGTGACACGTCATTTAACTGGCTCAAAAGATTAAAAGAGGTTGCTTACGATGTCGATGATATTGTCGATGAATTCCAGCTGAAGGCTGAGAAACattcactgcgttcggcaggctggagctggagctggaatggtgtgagagaaaaatactgttgggctggctggagctggagctggtggctggagtggtgtgagaggaaattattgttgggctggagctggagctggagctggctgCCGAACGCAGTGGTTGTTCTGCTTCTAGTGTTGGCATTATGTCCGAATATATCATGAAACCAAAATCATTTATATTTCGGTGCAAAGTGGCCAGCAAGATCAAGAAAATCAAAAGAAGATTTGCTGCTGTTGTGAAGCAAATAACAGAATTCACTGCAGTGGCAAACAGTATATCAGTAGATCCTCCTGTTCGGCCTAGAAACATGAGAACTGGGGAGATATCATCATGGCCTGACATTGATGTGACATCAGTAGTCGGAAGAGTTGAAGACAAGAAGCAAATAATATCCAAGCTGGAAGAGAATGATGTTCAGCAGAAAATCAAGATAATTTCCATCCTCGGGCTTGGAGGTTCTGGGAAAACTACTTTGGCTAAACTGGTTTTCAATGATGATAAAATTAAAAAGCATTTCAAAGTTACTCTATGGGTTCATGTGTCACAAGAATTTGATGTTGACAAGCTAGTCAAAAAAATGTTCGAAGCTTTTGCCGACAATAATCCAGGGCAGCATGGCATGCCATATATGAAAAAACCAATCTCGGACAAGTTGATTGGAAAGAGGTTTCTTCTTGTATTGGATGATGTTTGGATTGAGTCCCAATTTCACTGGGGAAAAATCAGTGAGTTTCTCATCAATACTGGTGCACCAGGAAGCAGGATTTTACTAACTACTCGCAGTAGTAAAGTTGCAGAAACAGTGGGATCCACGGATCCATTTAAGTTGCCACTGTTATCTGAGGTTAGCAGCTGGCAACTTTTCATGGAAAGTTATGGAATGGCTGCAAACAATTTGGGCTCTGAATTTCTTAAGGCTGGAAAAGAGATCGTGGGTAAATGTGGCGGAGTGCCATTGGCAATTAAAGTTCTTGCAGGTGTTCTTCGTGGCAAGGAACATATAGATCAGTGGAAGGCCACGAGAGATAGCAATTTACTATATGTTGAGGGTGAAGAACATAGAGTAGCTGCATGCTTGATGCTGAGCTATTTTCATTTGCCATCTCATCTGAAGCAGTGCTTCACAATATGTTCTGTGTTTCCTAAAGGCCACAGGATTGATAAAGACCAACTGATTGACCTCTGGATTGCTCATGACATGATCACTGTCGAGGATGGTGTTGATTACTTGGATTATGTTGGCCATAAGTGCTTTAATTCTCTAGTGCAAATGTCTTTCCTACaagatgtggaagaagaagatagGAGAGTGagatgcaagatgcatgatttggttcaTATCTTGCCCGATCGATCTTGGGTGATGAAGTTTCATCTGTAGTGCCAATGGAGGTGACTAAATATACAAAGAGATACAGATACTTTTCTTTAATTAATCAAACAACAATTGTTCTACCTAAAAATATGTTTGAAAAGGCATGTGCTGTGTATGCTGCTGCTTGTGGTAACCCAATATTTGGCAAGGAACTGAAGAACGCAAGACACTTGCGCAGTATCATGGTGGAAGATATCCCTGTAGTATCAGTACCCACTACCATACTACAAATAAAAAGCCTAAGGTATATTAGCATTTCCAAAGTATGGATATTGAGAGCGCTTCCTGAGGCCATTTCAGATGCTTGGAGCCTGCAAGCACTCCATGTAACAGATTGTCGTAATTTTGTCGAGTTACCTGGATCAATTGGTAAGCTACAAAAGTTGAGAACACTAAATTTGTCAGGTTGTAAAAGTCTAAAGAGGTTACCCAATTCAATAGGTGATTGTCAAATGATTTCAAGCATTGATCTTTACCATTGCAAAAAGCTTACAGTTCTGCCAAACTCTATTGGTAAGCTTCAGAAGTTAAAAACCCTGAAGCTATCGTTGTGTGAAGAGCTGAAATGTTTACCAGAATCAATTGGTGATTGTCAAATGATTTCAAGCATTGATCTTTGCAATTGCTGGGAGCTTAAAGCATTGCCGGACTCTATTTGCAGAAATGAAAAGCTAAGAGTTTTGAGACTAGGTAACACCCATATTGAGAGTCTACCATCAAGTTTCACAATGCTTAGAGATCTAGAGTGTTTGGACCTTAACAAATGTCGAGAGCTGGTAGAGTTACCTGAAGGCATTGGACACTTGGAGAAGCTTCAAGTTTTGAACCTAAAAGATTGTGAAAAACTGCGAGGCATGCCTGTAGGCATTGGAAACCTCAGTGGACTACAAAAGTTGGGCTTATTTGTTGTGGGTGAGGGCAAAAAGTTTGCAAGAATCTCAGAGCTTACACACATAGGTAGGAATAGTGAAGACCTAATTATCAGAGGTATTGCCCATGTGATGGAACCTGATGATGCGCATAAGACATGCTTGAAACATAAGACAAACTTACAGAGGTTGAACCTAGAATGGAAGAGGTATCACGTGGGTGAGGTGAACACTGAATTGGAGCAGGCTGTACTTGATGGTCTGGAACTGCCACCAGGGATTAAAGAACTCAAAATTCGTGGGTATTCAGGCACACAATATGCACGGTGGATACAGAATGAAGTTGGTGGTGGAGTACAAGGGCTTGCTTACTTCCAACTTTTGAGAGTGATGAATCTATGTAATTTCTCGAACTTGAAGCATCTACACGGGCTTGTGGAGCTGCCTAGTTTGGAGGAGCTTGTGCTGCGAGCAATGCCTTCTCTTGAGAGCATAAGCGGAGGCCCATTTCCTGCACTGGTGAAGTTAGTTTTATATAAACTGCCTAGTTTGGGAGAGTTGTGGATTGTAACAGAGAGGACTATAtctgatggagaagaggaaggaagCTGTAGGAATTGCACTCCTTACTTGGGACAAGTCCAAGTTGGTAATTGTATAACATATTTCGATATAACTGATTGTCCTAAGTTGAAGTTCAAGCCATACCTGCCTTTGTCGCTACAACACTGGAAGTTATCTGGGAGCAGCGAGCAGCTACTGCAGTCGCCAGACCTATGTGAGGGGTGCACTTCGTCCTCCAGTTTTAGCCACCTAAAGAGGCTTCGGCTGCCTAGGATGACAGGGTTAGGATATGGACTTGAGTCATGGCAGATTCTTAGCTTCTACAATACCGAGCGGCCACAGGGCTTAGCGAGCCTCACATCCCTCCAGTCTCTGGATGTGTTCTTGTCTACTATATGCGAGTTGCCGGAGTGTCTAGGGGAACTCCGTTCTCTGCAAAAGCTGACCATTCGATCATGCCATAGCCTGAGAAGTCTTCCCCAATCAATGGGTCACCTCACATCCCTCCAAGTGTTATCGGTAGATTGGTGCCATGCACTTCAACAATTGCCTGAATGCTTGGGTGAGCTCTGTTCTCTTCGGACTCTATATGTAGGAGGCTTACGCAATATAAATAGCTTTCCCCAATCGTTGCGGTATCTCACATCACTCCGGGATCTCAGAATTGGTGGGTGTGACGCACTTCATGAACTGCCTGAATGTCTGGGAGATCTCCGTTCTCTATGCAAACTCTACATTATTGGGTTGCCCAGGCTGACTTGCTTTCCCAAATCATTATGCCGGCTCACCTCCCTTGAATTGCTCCGGATCACTGATTGCCCAGGCCTCACATCCTTACCCCAGGGGATGAAAAGCCTTTCCTCCCTTGAAAAGTTAAGCATCTTTTCCTGCCCGGGAATCAAAACCTTGCCGGAGGGCATAAAAGGCCTCACCTCTCTGAAGGAATTGTGGATCCAGGGATGCCCTGATCTGGCGGTGCGCTGTGAGAGAGAAAAGGGGGAGGACTGGCACCTCATCTCTCACATCCCTGTTTGTCTTGGGATTTTGACTGCTTCGTCAGGTGGTTTCATCGTACCTAATTCCTGATTCTTTTCTATTTCGCAAATGGTGCATTGTTTCACTGCCTCAAGACTGTACAACCCACACCGAAGAGCATGTACCTGTAGGCTGATTTTTTACCTCTGATTTTGTGTAGATCTGGGCCATCTGTGTTGATTCATTTCAGGCTGGAGTTGCACTGCAAGATGGTTTATATGCTCGTTGTGCTTTTGTACATTACTACCTGGCTTGGTCAGATCATATCATATCATACGGCCACCTTCTATTGATGTAAGTTACATGCACAGAAGCAATCCTAGCTCCTAATGTCACAAAAAATGCTTTGTGATTTTCTGTTGTAACATTTGTGGTGGAGAATGCTTCAGATGATTCAGTTATGTGCTAGCTGTTCAAGCCTCTGTTAGTTGATGAATTCCTCAGTTAAACACCCAGAATTAGCCTGGAGAAGGCATGCGTTGATGCTACTTAATGAAAAGAACTTCAGAGGTTACCATGCCGAGAAAAAAGAATACTACGTAGTTCATATATACAAGCACCACAAGTAGTTTCGATTGGTTTGCTTTAGTAAGTTCTCTTGCCTTCTGCAAGCAAGACTCCTAAAGCTCCGATTTGCATACAATACGTAGGAGAAAAAAGGCGGGCTATCTTTCTACATGTCATAGGAAAAATCAACAGATCTGAGCTCTAGTTAATTACTCTGTTTCTTCAactcttcattttttttcctgttgAGCCTTCTATGTTTGTAAATCGTACATGTCTTCTCCTGCATCTAAACTTTCTGCTATTAGCACATTTTTTTCAGTGAATAAAAATTGGTGGTTTATCTACTTATTTCAGGTACTGAAGGTTGAAACCTCAGAAGTAATACATCATTATTCATAACGACAATACATGTGGATTCTTCCGAACTAGAGGGTATGGTATGCTCATTTTCCAACCACAAACTAGCTGCCaagtttctctctctctctctctctctctctctctctctctctctctctacacacacacacaaagacATATGTGTGTGCAGATACACACACACAAAGAAATATATAAGAAAAACCTATGTTTGCAAGCTAAATATTTAAGAAGTTATTGATGTCAATGTTTTAAAAGCTTCATAGATCTTGGtctcaaatatttatggccaaAGTAAGTACCAACAAATAATCATACATAGCTATTTGGATTGGCGCTGAACTTCGTTTTCTTTTTGTTAAAACTTTTAGCTAGGATTACTAGATAATGAAGAACAGGACAGGTATGTCAAAAAATGCAACTCGCACAGAACAATAAATTGCGAAATGATGTTTTTACACGGCAGGGATGATTTTAGTTTCTGGATCATTTTCACCAGCCAGCCTCGAGCTGGAGGTCTCAAGCGGCTGCATTGAAATAGCAAGCCATGAGGAGAGATTGCTCGAGTGGGGCTGAGCAACCGTATCAGTAGGAAGGAACTTAGAACCAACGAAACGGGCACAAAAGGCCAATAACCAACAGTCCActccccccgccccccccccccccccccccacacacacacacacagaggtGCCAGGTTTGGTAGGTTTGCGTTGAGCTTTGCATccacctgcagcagcagcacgagGAGAGATGGAATATATTCCTAGGCAGATTTGGCAAGTAATTGTAGTATCCTTATGTCACAAAAGCACTGCCCTGCTGGCTCAAGTCCTAAATTGCAAGGGACGCATCGGGTTCTTGTAGCTCAAACATCTATGagcattatttttttattgatACGTTGTGAAttataacacatttattatttATTCATATAGTAGTACATGGACGAACGGCTTACGCTAATCGTCTCGTTACCTTTGCCATAGAACTCTCTTGCAGCTCCTCTCACGCCAATGACGGCAGCAGTGAGGACTGAAGGGAGAGGCATGCATCCTGCCCTGTACAAGGCCGCGATGCAGGGGGACATGCCGAGACTGAGGCAGCTGATGGTGAGTGTCCTCAAGATCCTCAATTCCAAGACTCCCCAGGGTAACACGGCTCTCCACCTTGCACAACCACTCCCGATGTCGCCCGCGAGGTCCTCAAAGTGAGCGATGAGCTGCTAGTCGCCCAGAACGACAACGGCGACACGCCGCTGCACCTGACGGCCAAGGAGGGCAAGCTGGAGGTCGCGGAGCTGCTTGTCGCCCGTGCCCTGGGCTGGCCAGGGGACATGACGAGCCCGCTGGCGCTGATCATGAACAACAAGGCGGGCAACACTGCGCTGCACGAGGCGGTGCCGAACCACAGGCGAGCCGTGGCGGTGGCAAACTGGCACTGCTGGACGCCGATCGCATCAGCGGCCGCACCCTCCGTCTTCCCTGGGTCCAAAAGATCGTCGATATCCCCTGGGTCGGCCAGCAGCAGTTCTTGCCCTCCATCTCCCTCAAGGGCTCGGCTCTGCACCAGGCCCTGCTCAGCACCCACCACCGTAAGCTTAGCTACCGCACActtggaaaagaagaaaaaaaaactaggagTATGTTTTCTAGCTCTTCTCCTTTACAGTAATTCGTGCATCGTCGACCTTAATTACACGGGTCGTCGTGGAGATCCTGCAGGAGAAGAGGCCTGATCtgactctgaagtctgaactcaCCGACACACTGCAGTATGCAGGCATGGACCTCGTCCCGTTCCTGCTGAGTGCGGATCGAGCCGGGGCGGGGCTTCCATCTCGTCACCCAGAAGTTGTACTAGGGATGGGTGCGCGCTAACGCCGCGCCCGTGACAGTGTTTAGGTGTCTAATGGCGTGCGATGTTGTATCTAAATATGTTGAGCAAAGGAGTGGAGTCAATTCCTTCATTGCCACTGGAATTTATATGTATTCCTTGAGTGccataaaaaaatttgaatttcccTCACTGCCATTGTTTCAATTTTTCATTCCTCTAGCTGCCATTTCCGTTAAAGTCTGTTAAGGTGTAGTCACTGCCAGCTTGGCCCCACAACAACGCCCTCCGTCAGCCCCACAACAACGAGCGCGGCCAGCGGGTCCGCCATGGATGCACGTCGCGGGACGCTCAGCCTGCtcgacgccgccccgccgccctgcCCCCCTCCTCTGGTGCCCCCGGTGCAGGGCGCAGCGGAAGGAGCCTGGGTGTGTGGATGAGCCTCAGTGCTTTGCTCTCCTCCCGTCCTCATGCTCCGCCAGCCTGCGTGCGGCgccgggcggaggaggcgcgcggGCTCGGTGGACTCGTGGACGCGGCGCCGGGCGGAGGTCCTCCAGTTCCCGCGCGGCATCCAGGCTCTCCCGCTCCATACTACGGCAGTTTCCAGGTCGCGTCGATGGGCAGGTGCTTGGCGAGCACCTCCGGCGGGAGGCCGGACTTGGCGACGGGGTGGAAGCACGCGGTCCAGAGCTGGTTCAGGTCCTGCTTCCACGACGCCATGAGCACCGTACCTTCATCACGTCCTCGATCGACGCCGTCTCCACCATCCCGGCCAGCTGGTTTCTGCACACAGCAACCAAGTTGTTTGACTACTACTGTTAGCTAGCTTGCtagctctctctctccatgGCTTTCACAGCTGTGCTCTGCTGTGAGTAGTAGCAGCAGCGCAGCGCCCGCATTGCAAAAGCACACAGGCCGGCATGGAGCAGAGCACACAGGACCAAGCGCTCGCGCTGCACTACGCCGTCAAGAACTGCAGTCGGATGGAGCAAGAGCGCCTGGATGCCGCGGGGAACTGGAGGACCTCCGCCCGGAGCCGCGTCCGTGGCGCCTCCGCCCACGACCCGCGCGCGTCCAtggcggtggacggcggcgaccAGGTCCACAACGCGCTCATCCGTGTCAGCTGACGGAGGGTGTTGTTGTGGGGCCAAGTTGGCAGTGACTACACCTTAACAGACCTTAACGGAAATGGCAGCTAGGGAAATGAAAAATTGAAACAATTGCAGTCAaggaaatttgaaatttttgatGGCGCTCAAGGAATCCATGTAAATTCTAGTGGCAATGAAGGAATTAACTCTTAATTTTCCTATTGTACCAAAGCTATGCAAGTACCATTTGTATTCTTGTAATGGAAGTAAACTGGACAATGAACACCAACTCCACAGCAGAACTAAGAATCAGTAtgtatattaaataaagttgtCAGGGGCATCATACATTAATAGTGGCCAAGTCGAAGCTCATTAAAGCTTTTTTTTTACAGACAGGACATACACAAGTGGTCTAACAATCCCTGATCAGTGAACATAGGTAACAACAATCCAAGTCTGGAACGGGAAAAGAGATAAAGTCGTCTTACTGATCAGGTCTACTGCCATGTATTATCGTATAGAGTATGAATAATACCAGATTTACCATAAGTGGCATAATTACCTGAGTTGATTGAAGCTTTTGAATTATGTGCCTGATATCATTGCAAAAGCATGCTTTGTAGTAATGACAACACTGAATGGGCAGTAGTGCATGAAGCagcttttgtaaaaaaaatataacttaTTAGAAGAGAATTTAAGCTAAATAATAGATCAAAGAGAAAGGGTGATATCTTAATgggcaatattttttttcttctgaaagACCCTTAATGGGAAATTACACTGGTTCTAACCTGAACTGGTGATGAAACAATTGAATGTCTCTTAACAAAGTTGGGCACTCAGTATTTGGGCTAACAGTTAAAATTAGACTGGTGATGAAACAATAGAATGTTCCTTGAAAGGATGGTTATAGTGGATAAATAGCGATGATGGAAATACAGTACATAAGCCGAACGTTAGAACAACATGGCATAGGATTACTGTAGAAACTGGAAGAAGAACAAATGAAAAGATACATCaatgaaaacaaaagaagacACTCGAATTAAAAGTGAAGGGACAGAACAGTTGATCAGGCGAGGGACAATAAGAGCACTGCCACTTGAAGGTAACCTCCTTTATCAAAAGAATGAAGGCAATCGTATTAATTTAATTCGAAACCTCAATACAGTAGTGTAAACTGATTTAACCAAAACCATCGAAAATTATATTGTACTGCTCAGCTAAGTAAAAAAGTAAAGAAGAAAGTATATCACATATTAGaacaaattaaaagaaaaaggtTCTGAATACACAGTACAACGAATGAATAAACTTTGATAGTCTTAGATGACATGAGTAATAGGACTTGCGGGTAATCCATAGTAAGGCTGATCAAAGAAGAGCTCACTTTAATGAGGTTTTTTTAATCAATTATGCAGCGATGATAATTTGAATTTAATTAAAATCACCGAGCCTCCA
This portion of the Panicum virgatum strain AP13 chromosome 2N, P.virgatum_v5, whole genome shotgun sequence genome encodes:
- the LOC120662411 gene encoding putative disease resistance protein RGA3, giving the protein MAGIEVTAVRAAISTTLNVVVNKLAPPVIEWYSSVDGVAEDLQELLDLVKEIKRWLDTSGYEAMVSDTSFNWLKRLKEVAYDVDDIVDEFQLKAEKHSLLASKIKKIKRRFAAVVKQITEFTAVANSISVDPPVRPRNMRTGEISSWPDIDVTSVVGRVEDKKQIISKLEENDVQQKIKIISILGLGGSGKTTLAKLVFNDDKIKKHFKVTLWVHVSQEFDVDKLVKKMFEAFADNNPGQHGMPYMKKPISDKLIGKRFLLVLDDVWIESQFHWGKISEFLINTGAPGSRILLTTRSSKVAETVGSTDPFKLPLLSEVSSWQLFMESYGMAANNLGSEFLKAGKEIVGKCGGVPLAIKVLAGVLRGKEHIDQWKATRDSNLLYVEGEEHRVAACLMLSYFHLPSHLKQCFTICSVFPKGHRIDKDQLIDLWIAHDMITVEDGVDYLDYVGHKCFNSLVQMSFLQDVEEEDRRVRCKMHDLVHILPDRSWVMKFHL
- the LOC120659803 gene encoding putative disease resistance protein RGA1, which translates into the protein MEVTKYTKRYRYFSLINQTTIVLPKNMFEKACAVYAAACGNPIFGKELKNARHLRSIMVEDIPVVSVPTTILQIKSLRYISISKVWILRALPEAISDAWSLQALHVTDCRNFVELPGSIGKLQKLRTLNLSGCKSLKRLPNSIGDCQMISSIDLYHCKKLTVLPNSIGKLQKLKTLKLSLCEELKCLPESIGDCQMISSIDLCNCWELKALPDSICRNEKLRVLRLGNTHIESLPSSFTMLRDLECLDLNKCRELVELPEGIGHLEKLQVLNLKDCEKLRGMPVGIGNLSGLQKLGLFVVGEGKKFARISELTHIGRNSEDLIIRGIAHVMEPDDAHKTCLKHKTNLQRLNLEWKRYHVGEVNTELEQAVLDGLELPPGIKELKIRGYSGTQYARWIQNEVGGGVQGLAYFQLLRVMNLCNFSNLKHLHGLVELPSLEELVLRAMPSLESISGGPFPALVKLVLYKLPSLGELWIVTERTISDGEEEGSCRNCTPYLGQVQVGNCITYFDITDCPKLKFKPYLPLSLQHWKLSGSSEQLLQSPDLCEGCTSSSSFSHLKRLRLPRMTGLGYGLESWQILSFYNTERPQGLASLTSLQSLDVFLSTICELPECLGELRSLQKLTIRSCHSLRSLPQSMGHLTSLQVLSVDWCHALQQLPECLGELCSLRTLYVGGLRNINSFPQSLRYLTSLRDLRIGGCDALHELPECLGDLRSLCKLYIIGLPRLTCFPKSLCRLTSLELLRITDCPGLTSLPQGMKSLSSLEKLSIFSCPGIKTLPEGIKGLTSLKELWIQGCPDLAVRCEREKGEDWHLISHIPVCLGILTASSDLGHLC